In a single window of the Salvelinus namaycush isolate Seneca chromosome 6, SaNama_1.0, whole genome shotgun sequence genome:
- the LOC120049383 gene encoding platelet glycoprotein 4-like — protein MGCCNKLCGLKAGIGAGIAVAILGIILIPMGNNIIRETVTKESVIEPGTTAWDNWVSADAPVYRQFWLFDVQNPLDVVENGSKPKLVEKGPYTYKTRYLPKENITANPESHTISFLLPAGAIFEPSMSVGSEEDSVTSLNLAVAGGYKLFPPWALEAAIKLNNVSLFQRRTVREILWGYKDPILKGTLGLFFPYNGTYDGPYSVFTGKDDISKVSIIDSWQGEKKVSFWNNTYCDMINGTDGSSFSPFLDKKKPLYFFSPDISRSVSAEYERSLDLKGIEVYRFKLPPLTLASPAVNPDNQCFCTDSVVTKNCTLAGVLDISSSRGQPVYISLPHFLHGSPYLVEDVEGLGPSEEHHVTFLDVEPTTGFSLRFAKRLQVNMMYGPSKIITVLKKVKDYTILPIVWLNETASLDDETADRFKKELLSRVDMLETVQFTLIGLGSAAFVLCIVAHCLVSRNNNKRV, from the exons ATGGGTTGCTGTAACAAGCTGTGTGGGCTAAAGGCTGGAATTGGGGCTGGAATTGCGGTGGCCATATTAGGTATAATCCTTATCCCCATGGGGAACAATATCATCCGTGAGACTGTTACAAAG GAATCGGTCATCGAGCCTGGGACCACAGCCTGGGACAACTGGGTGTCTGCAGACGCACCTGTGTACAGACAGTTCTGGCTCTTCGACGTGCAGAACCCACTGGACGTGGTGGAGAATGGGTCAAAGCCAAAATTGGTGGAGAAAGGGCCCTACACATACAA gACGCGGTACCTGCCCAAAGAGAACATCACGGCCAACCCAGAGAGCCACACCATCTCCTTCCTGCTCCCTGCGGGGGCCATATTTGAGCCCTCCATGTCTGTGGGGTCTGAGGAGGACAGTGTCACCTCCCTCAACCTGGCTGTGGCT GGTGGGTACAAGTTGTTTCCCCCATGGGCACTGGAAGCTGCAATAAAGTTAAACAATGTCTCACTCTTCCAGCGACGGACAGTGAGGGAAATACTCTGGGGTTACAAAGACCCCATTCTGAAAGGGACACTGGGCCTCTTTTTTCCT TACAACGGCACCTATGACGGGCCATACAGTgtcttcacaggcaaggatgACATCTCTAAAGTGTCTATCATTGACAGCTGGCAGGGGGAAAA AAAGGTGTCTTTCTGGAACAACACATACTGCGACATGATCAACGGCACAG ATGGCTCGTCATTCTCTCCCTTCCTGGACAAGAAGAAGCCTCTGTACTTCTTCTCCCCTGACATCAGCAG GTCTGTGTCAGCTGAGTATGAGAGGAGCCTGGACCTGAAGGGGATCGAGGTGTACCGGTTCAAACTGCCCCCGCTCACCCTAGCCTCCCCTGCAGTCAACCCAGACAACCAGTGCTTCTGCACAGACTCTGTGGTCACTAAGAACTGCACATTGGCCGGAGTCCTGGACATCAGCTCCTCTCGTG GACAACCAGTCTACATCTCCCTGCCTCACTTCCTGCATGGTAGTCCATACCTGGTTGAAGATGTGGAGGGCCTTGGTCCTAGTGAGGAGCATCACGTCACGTTCCTGGATGTGGAACCG ACCACAGGGTTCAGTCTGAGGTTCGCTAAGAGACTGCAGGTGAACATGATGTACGGCCCCTCCAAGATCATCAC GGTGTTAAAGAAAGTGAAAGATTACACCATACTCCCTATAGTTTGGCTAAACGAG ACGGCATCCCTGGATGACGAGACAGCGGACAGGTTTAAGAAGGAGCTGTTATCTCGTGTTGACATGTTGGAGACGGTGCAGTTCACGCTGATAGGCTTAGGGTCAGCAGCCTTTGTACTCTGCATAGTGGCACATTGTTTGGTAAGCAGAAACAACAACAAGCGTGTGTGA
- the LOC120049384 gene encoding semaphorin-3C-like has translation MDYRILLMDEDQDRMYVGCKDHVLSMDINNITHGTLKVFWPASVSKIEECQMAGKDPTHGCGNFIRVVQPFNRTHLFICGSGAYSPVCAFINRGRRPEEQVFHIDSRAESGKGRCSFNPRVNTVSVMLNQELFSGMYIDFMGTDAAIFRSLTRRNAVRTDQHNSKWLSEPIFIDAQLIPDGSDPNDAKLYFFFRERLTDNSGNTKNIHTMVARVCPNDIGGQRSLVNKWTTFLKARMVCSVLEEDGTETHFDELESVFLLETDHPKSLLVFGVFTSTSSVFKGSAVCVYNMADILTVFNGPFAHRDGPNFQWVAYQGRIPYPRPGTCPGGAFTPHIQSTKEFPDDVVTFVRNHPVMFNSIYPVGRRPLVVRTQADYKYTSIAVDQVTAADGHYQVLFLGTDKGTVQKVIALPTNRSLDQDLILEELEVFKNQVPVTNLRISSKKQQLYVSSEHGVSQVSLHRCHAYGSACADCCLARDPYCAWDGLSCTRFYPTGKRRSRRQDIIHGNPLTQCRGFNLKAYRNAVEMTQYGVKNNTTFLECLPKSPQASVRWLIHRDNDRRKEVKLGDRVVATDHGLLIRSVQLSDQGLYYCLATENTFKRTVAKLRLRVLSEAMVSVLMDKQQSPWAWASTLHPKALLSAFSPAESLAIQQYCKERKQLQSLQGARQQKGMKGGPPLRGDMAKLKPLLDLRKSRNRRNHLELPDDV, from the exons CATGGATGTGGTAACTTCATCCGGGTGGTCCAGCCGTTCAACAGAACCCATCTGTTCATCTGTGGGAGTGGTGCCTACAGTCCTGTCTGTGCCTTCATCAACAGGGGCAGGAGACCAGAG GAGCAAGTGTTCCACATTGACTCCAGAGCGGAATCTGGGAAGGGAAGGTGCTCCTTCAATCCTAGAGTCAACACTGTCTCCGTCATGCTTA ACCAGGAGCTGTTCTCAGGCATGTACATAGACTTCATGGGGACGGACGCTGCCATCTTCAGGAGCCTCACCAGGAGGAACGCAGTGAGGACAGACCAGCACAACTCCAAGTGGCTGAGTG AACCCATCTTCATAGATGCCCAGTTAATCCCAGATGGATCGGATCCCAACGATGCTAAACTGTATTTCTTCTTCCGGGAGAGACTGACGGACAACAGTGGGAATACCAAGAACATCCACACCATGGTCGCTAGAGTGTGTCCT AATGACATAGGTGGCCAGCGTAGCCTGGTGAACAAGTGGACCACGTTCCTGAAGGCCCGGATGGTGTGTTCAGTTCTGGAGGAGGACGGCACCGAGACACACTTTGACGAGCTCG AGAGTGTGTTTTTGCTGGAAACTGATCACCCCAAGAGCCTCCTGGTGTTCGGCGTCTTCACGTCCACAAG CTCAGTGTTTAAGGGCTCGGCCGTGTGTGTCTACAACATGGCAGACATCTTGACAGTCTTCAACGGGCCGTTCGCTCACAGGGATGGGCCAAACTTTCAGTGGGTGGCGTACCAGGGACGGATCCCTTACCCCCGGCCTGGAACA tgtCCAGGCGGAGCCTTCACCCCTCACATTCAGAGCACCAAGGAGTTCCCTGACGACGTGGTGACTTTTGTTAGGAACCACCCGGTCATGTTCAATTCTATCTACCCCGTGGGCAGGAGGCCCCTGGTGGTCAGAACGCAAGCTGACTACAAGTACACCTCCATCGCTGTGGACCAGGTGACCGCCGCAGACGGGCACTACCAGGTCCTCTTCCTGGGCACAG acAAAGGGACAGTGCAAAAGGTCATCGCTCTCCCCACAAACCGCTCCCTGGACCAGGATCTGATACTAGAAGAGCTGGAAGTATTTAAG AACCAAGTTCCAGTGACAAACTTGAGAATATCTTCCAAAAAA CAACAGCTGTACGTAAGTTCAGAGCACGGCGTGTCCCAAGTGTCTCTGCACCGTTGCCATGCCTACGGCTCAGCCTGCGCCGACTGCTGCCTGGCCAGAGACCCCTACTGTGCCTGGGACGGCCTGAGCTGCACCCGCTTCTACCCCACTGGCAAGAG AAGGAGCAGAAGACAGGACATCATCCATGGCAACCCACTGACTCAGTGCAGAGGATTCAACCTGAAAG CGTACAGGAACGCGGTGGAGATGACCCAGTATGGGGTAAAGAACAACACCACCTTCCTAGAGTGTCTTCCTAAGTCCCCTCAGGCCTCCGTCCGCTGGCTCATCCACAGAGACAATGACAGGAGGAAAGAG gtgaagctgggtgaCCGTGTGGTTGCCACTGACCACGGCCTGCTCATCCGCTCCGTTCAGCTGTCCGACCAGGGCCTGTACTATTGCCTGGCCACAGAGAACACCTTCAAGCGCACCGTGGCCAAGCTCCGCCTGCGTGTCCTGAGTGAGGCCATGGTGTCAGTGCTGATGGACAAGCAGCAGTCTCCCTGGGCCTGGGCCAGCACCCTGCACCCCAAGGCCCTGCTCTCAGCCTTCAGCCCTGCAGAGAGCCTGGCCATACAGCAGTACTGTAAGGAGAGAAAGCAGCTCCAGAGCCTGCAGGGGGCCAGGCAGCAGAAGGGGATGAAAGGAGGGCCTCCTCTACGGGGAGACATGGCCAAGCTCAAGCCCCTGCTAGACCTCCGGAAGAGCCGCAACCGCAGGAACCACCTGGAACTGCCTGATGATGTTTGA